The genome window GGTCTAACACGGATTTATCTTATGACAGCTCACCTCTGATAGAACAGGGCGATCTTCTTTCCGCCCTGTAAATAACGATTTGGTTTTCTTCATCCCCGGGTCACCTTCATGGAGAACATCCATGGTCTTCTTCCCCAAAGTCTCCAGCACATCAAGACTACCTGTTACCTGAAAACAAGGTATGGAACCTTTTATTGTAATCCCTTATATGTTGTAACCATATCTGATAAATAATATGTTTGACAGCTTGGAACACATGAGAACACCACCATATGTCACCGAACTGAAAACTCTCACACGTTTCATTAACCCTTCAAAACCTCAGTAAAGCATTGAGAGTACTGACATTAATTTCCTGACTGACTTTCAGATGCAACGACTTATCAGAGCAGTTGCAACAGCATAAAGAATCTCGATGAAGACCGTGAGGCACATCTCAAGTCTTCGGCATGTTTTTGCTAGTCACTCTGCATCATAATCTTCCCTTTTCTAGACCAGTTCAGTCACAATTCTCATATTTTTTGCTGGGTACTGACGTCAAGCTACTCACAAATCTCTGCGAGGTTAAAAAGTACTCACTGTATGTTGCACTGCACTTGTCAATCCAGAAATGCCCCAACCGCTCAACCAACTTCCTCCCTCAGCCTTTTCTGATTCGGTCTCTTCATTTTCTGGCTTCTCTGGAAAAAGGGACCACAAATTGTAAATGCATGCCGAACAGTTAGCCTTCTGGTCACAAAAATCAGCAGAAAAAATTGATATCAAGCCCTGTCATCATATGGTCAGAGTTCTGCCTTCTTATGGTTCTATTCCTATAAGGCTTTATGAAAATAAAGCTATACAAATGGCGCATCCCATACCTTTGACCGTGGTCTCTGCAACCTCCTCTTCCTCTGAGCCTGCATCATGCTCCTTCACATCCTCTGCCAGTTTCTCATAGGCCATTTCCTCAGGAGTTGGGACAGCTAGGCTTGCTTCTACTGTCTCCATTACTGTGGACAAACCCtcctctgaaagaaaaaaaccaacataCTCTTGGCCAAATTTTGTCACTCATTCCGCTAGGAGAGGACCTGATGAACTCTGTAAATCGTCATTCTGGCACAGAAATATTTGTCCAAGATTTTCCTTTCGGGTACTAGGACACTTTTAACTCAAAGACTCTAACTCTTTTTGAAGTCTATAAGTAAAATCATTGTGGCTGCTGTTCTAACAAAGTAGTCCcttaaaaaagaacaaaaagtcTTACCAACTTGATGGGTAAATGTTGACACTGAACCTGTAGCTGTCGAAAGAATCGATGTTCCCCAATTTGACCAGCTTGACCAACTGCCAGTCCCTTCTGATTTCTGAAAAAAGACACCATGACTGACAATCTAGAACAACAGGCTAAGTCTTTATTCAAATTCTTGATAATGTtcatcaatgttgtctttggtTTCTGATGTTCCTGAAATGTGAAAAATTATAATCGCTCCCTAATTTCAAAGAAGTAAATCAATTTTTCTATTGCAATTCTCTACCGGTGTAGGTTTGTAGTTTTGATATGATAGTTGATACTTACATCTGACTGAGCACCTGTCAGTTTATCAAGTGCGCTCCTGACATCTCCAGCCCCACGCGTATCTGCAGCCTCTTCATCTGATATGTCGGGGTTTGGGGACACCACGGATCGATCAGATTCGGACATCTCCATGGACTTGGGGCTCTTACAATCAACCACTGGAGGAGAAGGCTTCTTATCGCCCTCAGCTTCTTTTCCATCTTTGGGCTCTGTGGCATCATCTTCCTGCACATCATCTTTAACTTGGGCACTGTCCTCAACAACTTGAATCTTCTCTTTGGGCTCAGTTACGGCAGCATTCTCCTCATTCACCTTAGCTCCCCCTTTCTTTGAAGGTTTTTTGTGGTGATCTCCCTCTTCTCCTTCATCTGCACTCTCAAATGCGACATCTTCCTCGGAGTCCGACATCTTGATCTTGACAAAGCTGTAAAGAATGGTACAAAAATTTAGAAGCCATTTTTTAATGTAAATAAATTAATGGGCTGATGTAAAAATACAATATGATCATGGCTCTTTCATTCAGCATTTCAGGTTGTCGCTGCTCGAAGTCACTTAATGACATTAATTACATACTTGTATGGTATGTGTCTAAAAAGACTTCAAGAGTGTTTTAATCCGTGTTTTTGACACGTCACTTGTTGTGCTAGGTGAAAATTTTTGGACCGTTATTGTCGTTCTcatttttgtacttttgtgTTATTCCCTCCAGGCCGTTCAATTTTGGCTCGAATTTTAAATTGcgcgcgatttgttacatcctcgatgtacacttcGAGGGATGTCGGAATTCTTCTCGAAATAACaagtgacgccaccattagttcatAACGAATTAGCCTCGATCCGcttagaccaatacttcgtccccccaaattctgtcctcactcaaGGCATGATCGCATGATCGTACTCCATGATCGTACTCAAAGAGCGCTGCCGCGAGGAATGTGTATTGGAGAACAATGGGGCAAACAATGCAAGCCGGGGATTAGTAGGGGATTAATTCTGAGGTCTTAGGCCGTTCTCTCtccttcttaataatacctccatgctcaaGGCAAGTCAGGTCTCTTGTCTCCCTGGATGAGATAATACTGGTATTCCACTTGCAGACAACATAAAAGGATGCCCCCTCCAAAGGATTTGTTACTTCTAAAGGGAAGGAGCagaggctaatttggccatcttcaagtgactagtaccAGTAGTAAATTGGCCTTTGTCATGTCAGActcggcactaaatatattcctcctaaataaagcgtgaatcatttcaacgTACTGTTAGAtatgagagacccttattggcgactttgtgtaactttatcttgcctgcctagctgctgccgatattgtccctttaaagaaggggacctggggggggggggggctagcaGCGGCATACtcagtgataaaccattcatGTGATCATCTAgatggtatcaggctgtttcgctacattgccagttcgctacaagtcgtttcgctacatgtggcggtcgtttcgctacatgatgggtacggtcgtttcgctacatgggtggagtcgtttcgctacatgatgggtacggtcgtttcgctacatggaggacgtttcgctacatgggtggagtcgtttcgctacatggatgtaggtcgtttcgctacatggatgtagtcattatttttactctattttaccctactataattcccggtggtgactgccggtaaaaaaacttatacggtttgatggcgcgcaaggggttcttgtcgtcctggcctgggttaggccacataaaaaaaagagttggtgatcgtcaAAGGTCAAACGTCAGGAAAAATGCTTTCATGGTGAGAACCGTGAGGGGTTGGAATTCGCTGCCAGGCTGGGTCGTAAATGCCAACAACGCTGTCGCATTCAAGAGAGGCTTGGACAGATTCTGGGCCCAAGACCCGTAGTGTTTCATAATTAAAACCGCCAGTATTACTTTTGTAAATAAGTGTGGAGGACTTTGAATTGGTAGACATTTGTTACGTTTTTATTTCGTTACCCTAtaacaaactttttttggaacgaGCAGAACATTTCCgagtttttgtttcaaacttttgtcatgCACCCGCGCACTTAGCCCGTTCAAACTGCATgcggcaaaaatcaaatttggttaCTAACTACGCcgtgaataatgatgatgatgatgatgatgattacccgaagacgaatctgtaattgtaccatactcgagcattttttccataaattcacaacagatatttagcccggagtttagcacaaacttgaaaaaataatgacaacatccatgtagcgaaacgacctacgatgtagcgaaacgacctacatccatgtagcgaaacgactccacccatgtagcgaaacgtcctccatgtagcgaaacgaccgtacccatcatgtagcgaaacgactccacccatgtagcgaaacgacctaccatgtagcgaaacgacctacgatgtagcgaaacgacctacatccatgtagcgaaacgactccacccatgtagcgaaacgtcctccatgtagcgaaacgaccgtacccatcatgtagcgaaacgactccacccatgtagcgaaacgacctaccatgtagcgaaacgaccgccacatgtagcgaaacgacttgtagcgaactggcaatgtagcgaaacgacagtaaccCATCTAGATCATCGGAGAGataaggattcatactggtgataaacaattcactgcaatgggaactcaagttaatgtggtcatctgagggatgagatactggtgataaaaaatcaaagggaactcaaattaatgtggtcatctgagggatgagatactggtgataaaaaatcaatgggaactcaagttaattggtcatctaaggggatgTTGATTGATGCTGgtaataaaccattcaatggaaaCTCAAGTTGATatggatatggattcatactggtgataaaccattcaatttgaactaaggttaatatatggattcatactggtgataaatcattcaatgggaactcgaTCATTGTATAAACTATAATCTACAATgtattaagtcatttcaaacataagcacctgtcacctgtgtgatggagatggcgactccctccgattgcgtaggttttctcccgatatgcgggtttcctcctacacaaTATTCCAATTCGTCATGTGTCTTCCTTGGAATGTACAACAATAAAGggtttttgaaagagaaatatttttttgcttATTGACTCGCCTCTAATCGAAACTTTTCACCAGAGTCGTCCTGACCTTTGCACCCCAAGGAGAAGAGTCCAGGACAGATCATAATATTTGTTATGCTGGGTAGTTCAATAGCACAACGACACTCGAGCTGTTTTCATACTGGGTATTCCAGTGGCATCAAAATGTGCTCTTGTGCACCCTAAATAACAAATGTTTGAAACAAAATGTAAAACAGTGGTCCCTTGGAGGCCTTCCTGGTGTCTTGGCCCCAGGGCTAGGGCTAGCAAAGTACGCAACCAAGTGATGGGACTCTGGCCTAAATACTGATTGGCATGTTTggccacaacaatcaacaaaaGCCGTGAGCTTGCCGTCTTGAGTGGTAGGCTCTCTATTAAAGCAAAGCCTCGGGGGACATGCCACTGTTTCGAGAATTGTAAACGGatgacatacatacatatacatacaaatagcatttatatagcgcaaaatccaattagaaaaattgctcagctgcgcttaacaaaaacactgttcaaatagtttggtttttaatcttcttttgaactcgctgacggtggagctgttgcgggtgttagtgtccagcgagttccataatttgctggcataaactgtaaagcttctgccaccaaatgtctcaaggcgatacctgggagtcaccaacaacaacgacaacgacaaTGACAACGGACGGTATTT of Lineus longissimus chromosome 9, tnLinLong1.2, whole genome shotgun sequence contains these proteins:
- the LOC135493902 gene encoding protein FAM114A2-like; amino-acid sequence: MSDSEEDVAFESADEGEEGDHHKKPSKKGGAKVNEENAAVTEPKEKIQVVEDSAQVKDDVQEDDATEPKDGKEAEGDKKPSPPVVDCKSPKSMEMSESDRSVVSPNPDISDEEAADTRGAGDVRSALDKLTGAQSDKSEGTGSWSSWSNWGTSILSTATGSVSTFTHQVEEGLSTVMETVEASLAVPTPEEMAYEKLAEDVKEHDAGSEEEEVAETTVKEKPENEETESEKAEGGSWLSGWGISGLTSAVQHTVTGSLDVLETLGKKTMDVLHEGDPGMKKTKSLFTGRKEDRPVLSELLREAKSNAEKQDEAEREFVESRQAHFGYLFDEYQGLAHLEALEMLSNQSETKVQAYLTTMKSEALQGLKPHLILVKEAFEIGDMDDEDDNFDEKEFVKLITEYLSNLHIQASPDKLMKTHSQIGVLLTKYSEDQASGQKVEGKNLHRDAIQALAELTSKVVEQFHKAGELTLMNKEDTLSLYEERAKNIANLTKTFCAEVGYVSSKFTECLNTAADDAEDPDSVTSLITNVYLEATNSSTYIQEAFQLLLPVIQLAAIESTVS